The sequence below is a genomic window from Lycium ferocissimum isolate CSIRO_LF1 chromosome 9, AGI_CSIRO_Lferr_CH_V1, whole genome shotgun sequence.
GGAGCTTTCCCCTTTGGAGCCTGTCCATGAATTCCTTCACACGTTACTCTGATCCCTACTCTCTTGCTTTTTAATTTGTCCATTTTCACCACAACCATTGTATCCATCAAGAGTGTAATCGGCAACCCAGCTTTTCTCTTCAGATCTGATTTCAAAGACGAAACTGAATCAGCGTCAAGCACTTGAGACACCATCGACAGAGTCGAGTGTATAATAGTAATGTTACTCGGACTGCTAGTGAACCCTGGAAACGATCCATTTGCTAAAACAACTTGATTTGACAGTGCAGTTATAGCGATAGTGTTATAGTTGTATATCAGTTTCTTGTTCGGGTTTTTGGTTGAGAGTGTGAGGTTCAATTTTGCAGTGAGGTGGGTGATGTCGTCAGTGGTGGTAGTGAGGTTGAAATTAGAGATCTTGAGTGAGGAAATTGAGAATGCAGGTCGTTGAGGATGGTAAAGTACGTAGAAAATGGCACCAGCAATAGCTGCAAGGAGGAGAATGATGCAGATGCTGAGGATGGTCCAAAAACAACACATACAGAAACAACGTCGGCAGCTGCAACGACGGCGGTTGTGTCGGTGGTAGGCAGTTGGTGTCGGTCGGTAAGGGATGCGATTTGGGTTGTTGTACATCTGATTCTTGATTGGGGCCGCGTTTGGATTTGCGGCGGTGGCAGTGGGGGCTGTGCCATTAGGCTTGGCTGAAGGGTAGACTCTGTCAGTCATTGTTTCTTGGGAGATTGAGGTTAGATGTAAAGACCAAACCACTACTTATTCCAAtagaaaaaacaagaagaagatgatACTGTATATGAAAGAGTTTAGGAAAGAGattggttttggttgtttgaggaagaaaatgaaaaattgtgAAGTAAAGGCAAAGCAAAGTGTCAGTTTTTGTTGTGTTCAATGgatttgtttttcttgatttggtgCAGAGTCCTCAAAGGGGTAGACTATAAACCATAAGGGGGGCAAAAGGGGATAC
It includes:
- the LOC132029631 gene encoding NDR1/HIN1-like protein 6, whose translation is MTDRVYPSAKPNGTAPTATAANPNAAPIKNQMYNNPNRIPYRPTPTAYHRHNRRRCSCRRCFCMCCFWTILSICIILLLAAIAGAIFYVLYHPQRPAFSISSLKISNFNLTTTTDDITHLTAKLNLTLSTKNPNKKLIYNYNTIAITALSNQVVLANGSFPGFTSSPSNITIIHSTLSMVSQVLDADSVSSLKSDLKRKAGLPITLLMDTMVVVKMDKLKSKRVGIRVTCEGIHGQAPKGKAPAVASTNNAKCKVDLRIKILKWTF